In the genome of Enterococcus hirae ATCC 9790, one region contains:
- a CDS encoding YqaJ viral recombinase family protein, whose protein sequence is MKMSKSTLDMSHQEWLEDRKRGIGGSDVATVLGLNKYKSPYQLWLEKTGQIELKDSESEPAYWGNVLEEVVAKEFQERTGKKVRRRNQVFEHPLHPFLRANIDRDVVGENAILECKTANQFLSKEWEGEEVPLSYLCQVQHYMNVLNKDYCYIAVLIGGQRFIWKRVERDQELIDIITERLVDFWETNIIGGEEPLIDGSKATLDFLKERYSELDSTEIMLHADYDVLLDQKEELLKNKKELEKSIRQIDNQIIQELGIKNASTGITPNRIICLKSVVSKRKDLKKIAEKYPYVMKDEEIYSLSTSNRLVIKEIQ, encoded by the coding sequence ATGAAGATGAGTAAATCAACTTTAGACATGAGTCATCAAGAATGGCTCGAAGACCGCAAAAGAGGTATTGGTGGTTCTGATGTCGCAACCGTACTTGGATTGAATAAATACAAATCTCCTTATCAATTATGGCTTGAGAAAACGGGTCAAATTGAATTGAAAGATTCAGAGAGCGAACCAGCTTATTGGGGCAATGTTTTAGAAGAAGTTGTTGCCAAAGAATTTCAAGAACGAACAGGCAAAAAGGTCCGTAGAAGAAACCAAGTGTTTGAACATCCGTTACATCCATTTTTAAGAGCCAATATCGACCGTGATGTAGTAGGAGAAAATGCCATTCTTGAATGTAAAACAGCGAATCAATTTCTTAGCAAAGAATGGGAAGGAGAAGAAGTGCCACTCAGTTATTTGTGTCAAGTGCAACATTATATGAATGTTTTGAACAAGGATTATTGTTATATCGCTGTGTTGATTGGTGGTCAAAGATTTATATGGAAACGAGTTGAACGAGATCAAGAACTGATTGACATCATCACAGAACGGTTAGTTGATTTTTGGGAAACAAACATTATTGGCGGAGAAGAGCCACTGATCGATGGAAGTAAAGCAACATTAGATTTTCTAAAAGAGCGTTATTCGGAATTAGATTCAACTGAAATTATGCTTCATGCCGATTATGACGTTCTACTCGATCAAAAAGAAGAGTTGCTCAAAAATAAGAAGGAATTAGAGAAGAGTATTCGACAAATCGACAATCAAATTATCCAAGAACTTGGAATAAAGAATGCCTCTACAGGTATCACACCTAATCGGATTATTTGTTTAAAATCAGTCGTTTCTAAACGAAAAGACTTGAAGAAAATAGCAGAGAAATATCCATATGTAATGAAAGATGAGGAAATTTACAGCTTATCAACTTCAAATAGATTAGTGATAAAGGAGATTCAGTGA
- a CDS encoding ATP-binding protein, translating into METVGEIMEKLIQKVLVQRGECPECGQPLYGWRTKNPDGSERCKPTCMQCGYKALRVQEDLQTKRIYNESLKARAINFFKGGSVVPNKALFDCTLQNYQIVDQETKQAVEVTKHFVNSVLLGNPSHLVLTGKQGTGKSHLAMAAAWEVLKRSNYDKKILFIGLQEMLDQIKFSYNNPELRKTIERSLIADIKTADLVVIDDIGSELGKDASESRAFGINTLNSFLDARQNLATIITTNLFGKELKEAYGTRTTSRMFVNSDGFTMVFYQTADKRLKPVKGAIA; encoded by the coding sequence ATGGAAACCGTTGGAGAAATCATGGAAAAGCTGATACAGAAAGTGCTTGTCCAACGTGGCGAATGTCCTGAATGCGGACAGCCCTTGTATGGCTGGCGTACGAAGAATCCTGATGGCTCAGAGCGCTGTAAACCAACCTGTATGCAATGTGGGTATAAAGCATTGCGAGTTCAGGAAGACTTACAGACAAAACGAATTTACAACGAAAGCCTGAAAGCAAGAGCCATCAACTTTTTCAAAGGTGGTTCTGTCGTGCCTAATAAAGCGTTGTTTGATTGCACATTGCAGAATTACCAAATTGTCGACCAAGAAACAAAACAAGCCGTTGAGGTAACCAAACACTTTGTTAATTCAGTTTTGTTAGGAAATCCAAGTCACCTTGTTTTAACTGGCAAACAGGGAACAGGTAAAAGTCACCTAGCGATGGCAGCAGCTTGGGAAGTTTTGAAGCGATCAAACTACGACAAAAAAATCTTGTTTATCGGGCTACAGGAAATGTTGGACCAAATCAAGTTTTCGTACAACAATCCTGAACTGAGAAAAACGATTGAGAGATCGTTGATTGCAGATATCAAAACAGCGGATTTAGTTGTCATTGATGATATCGGATCAGAATTAGGAAAAGATGCATCGGAAAGTCGAGCGTTTGGCATAAACACGCTAAATTCATTTTTGGATGCACGACAAAACTTAGCAACGATTATCACAACGAACTTGTTTGGCAAAGAACTGAAAGAAGCCTACGGTACGAGGACGACATCAAGAATGTTTGTCAATTCTGATGGATTTACGATGGTGTTTTATCAAACAGCAGATAAACGATTAAAACCAGTAAAAGGAGCGATAGCGTAG
- a CDS encoding recombinase RecT — protein MATSKDLKNQLTEQNNQAVDVSKLGFKTLMSQPAMKKKFNDILHEKSDAFMGSLLTLVGGDDYLSKAEPMTIIASALKAATMDLPIDKNLGYAYIVPFNRKEKVGKDWITHNEAQFILGYKGYIQLAQRSGQYKALNAIEIYEGQLIEWNPLTEELQFDYNAKQSDRVIGYVGFFELLNGFKKTVYWTKQEVEAHRIKHAKGVDKTKLTGAWKENYDAMAIKTVLRNMLAKWGILSVEMQNAVTSDERVFRFDENNDLVEEVTLNDAEPIESERKEAEKVEDVSSAFDEYEETANTDEQQDSLFDDMNPPL, from the coding sequence ATGGCAACAAGTAAAGATTTAAAGAATCAGCTAACAGAACAAAACAATCAAGCAGTGGATGTTTCAAAATTAGGTTTTAAAACATTGATGAGTCAGCCAGCTATGAAAAAGAAATTCAATGATATTTTACACGAAAAATCAGATGCTTTTATGGGTTCTCTTTTAACGTTAGTTGGTGGCGATGATTATTTATCTAAAGCAGAGCCGATGACTATCATCGCTTCTGCTTTAAAAGCAGCGACGATGGATTTACCAATAGATAAAAATTTAGGCTATGCCTATATTGTTCCATTTAATCGGAAAGAAAAGGTAGGAAAAGATTGGATTACGCATAACGAAGCCCAATTCATCCTAGGATACAAAGGCTATATTCAGTTAGCACAACGTTCTGGACAATACAAAGCACTTAATGCAATAGAAATTTATGAAGGGCAATTAATTGAATGGAATCCTCTGACAGAAGAGTTGCAGTTTGACTACAATGCGAAACAATCTGATCGAGTTATCGGTTATGTTGGATTTTTTGAATTACTAAATGGGTTTAAAAAAACTGTTTATTGGACGAAGCAAGAAGTAGAAGCTCATCGTATCAAACATGCCAAAGGGGTTGATAAAACAAAGCTAACCGGAGCGTGGAAAGAGAATTATGATGCGATGGCGATAAAAACCGTCTTACGTAACATGTTAGCTAAATGGGGAATTTTATCTGTAGAAATGCAAAATGCGGTTACTTCTGATGAAAGAGTTTTTCGATTTGACGAAAATAATGATCTTGTAGAAGAAGTTACTTTAAATGATGCAGAACCAATTGAATCAGAACGTAAAGAAGCAGAAAAAGTGGAAGACGTATCATCAGCGTTTGATGAATACGAAGAAACAGCAAATACAGATGAACAACAGGATTCATTGTTCGATGATATGAATCCACCACTATAG
- a CDS encoding phage regulatory protein yields the protein METIEQTITSNEVAKMVGRTHDNVLKDIRNIIKQIGGVKNHESYFIESTYTNSQNKELPNYLLTKKGCELYSTRMTGAKGTQFAVAYIERFNQMENQLKEAMPPISNTELLLETALKHERNLAAVNERLDKLETETIINSSQRRKIQGLVRSTVIKILGGKKSNAYKNKSINRAAFSNCYNQLKAVFDVASYMDIPKARFIEAIDLIPKWKPDLELQARINQANGISSLW from the coding sequence ATGGAAACAATTGAACAAACGATTACGAGTAATGAAGTAGCGAAAATGGTGGGGCGTACACATGACAACGTGTTGAAAGATATTCGAAATATCATCAAACAAATCGGTGGCGTGAAAAATCACGAGTCCTATTTTATCGAATCAACGTATACAAATTCTCAAAATAAAGAACTACCAAATTACTTGTTAACTAAAAAAGGCTGTGAGCTTTACTCAACCAGAATGACAGGAGCCAAAGGTACACAATTTGCAGTAGCTTACATTGAACGGTTCAACCAAATGGAAAATCAATTGAAGGAAGCAATGCCACCGATCAGTAATACCGAATTACTATTAGAAACAGCGCTAAAACATGAACGAAATTTAGCAGCAGTAAATGAACGATTAGATAAATTAGAAACGGAAACGATCATCAATTCTAGTCAACGTCGTAAAATACAGGGATTAGTTCGATCTACAGTAATAAAAATACTAGGTGGCAAGAAAAGTAATGCCTATAAGAATAAGAGCATAAACAGAGCTGCGTTCAGTAATTGTTACAATCAATTGAAAGCAGTATTTGATGTGGCTTCTTATATGGATATTCCAAAAGCTAGATTTATAGAAGCTATAGATTTAATCCCAAAATGGAAACCCGATTTAGAATTACAAGCTAGGATTAATCAAGCGAACGGAATTTCTAGCTTGTGGTAA
- a CDS encoding HNH endonuclease, giving the protein MREVRPRDEIDKLYKTNKWRKLRKLVIARDFGVCQECQRRGIITRGVVVHHIIEAREDITKFWDIDNLELVCLACHNKEHPEKSGGEKKVKTKRKVVKFYATRE; this is encoded by the coding sequence ATGAGAGAGGTCAGACCTAGAGACGAAATAGATAAACTCTATAAGACAAACAAATGGAGGAAACTTAGAAAGCTAGTCATAGCAAGGGACTTTGGTGTATGCCAAGAGTGTCAACGCCGAGGGATAATAACAAGAGGAGTAGTTGTCCATCACATAATCGAAGCAAGAGAAGATATAACTAAGTTCTGGGACATAGATAACCTAGAGCTTGTTTGCCTTGCTTGCCATAACAAAGAACATCCTGAGAAATCAGGAGGAGAAAAGAAAGTTAAGACGAAGAGAAAGGTAGTGAAGTTCTATGCAACAAGAGAGTAA
- a CDS encoding Thoeris anti-defense Tad2 family protein: protein MNIREAIDIALPKGKAITRKEWQKEERMLWIIPTNTSACMILLSNREPVERKLLLGWQPTAEDLQADDWVTY from the coding sequence GTGAATATAAGAGAGGCAATAGATATTGCGTTACCTAAAGGAAAAGCAATTACTAGAAAAGAATGGCAAAAAGAAGAGAGAATGTTATGGATTATCCCTACTAATACATCTGCTTGCATGATTTTGCTTAGCAATAGGGAACCAGTAGAACGCAAATTGCTACTCGGATGGCAACCTACAGCAGAAGATTTACAAGCAGATGACTGGGTTACTTATTAG
- a CDS encoding putative holin-like toxin translates to MFEALQLMIAFAMLVLANQR, encoded by the coding sequence GTGTTTGAGGCGCTACAGCTAATGATTGCTTTTGCGATGTTAGTTTTAGCTAATCAAAGATGA
- a CDS encoding DUF1642 domain-containing protein, whose protein sequence is MNKQEGIKELEIHKMKSEDIRADCYNDGINAGIAVMKKLDEPQKPVVPKFVAEWFENNKDALDLAIFMAIRELDDEEWPHKTDFENWLDVAENKPIETLIHMKDGYEVEKEPLYYVYFPEIIASPEIFFPDIEGAYLMKSDDGIELADNNDFEDMKFTEREIKAIDERYWAFAVPLEEVAEG, encoded by the coding sequence ATGAATAAACAAGAAGGAATCAAAGAATTAGAAATTCATAAAATGAAAAGTGAAGACATAAGAGCTGATTGTTATAACGATGGTATAAATGCCGGTATTGCGGTAATGAAAAAGTTAGACGAACCGCAGAAGCCAGTTGTGCCTAAGTTTGTGGCGGAGTGGTTTGAAAATAATAAAGATGCATTGGATTTAGCGATTTTTATGGCAATCAGAGAATTAGACGATGAAGAATGGCCACACAAGACAGATTTTGAGAATTGGTTAGATGTTGCTGAAAACAAACCAATCGAAACTCTCATTCACATGAAGGACGGCTACGAGGTCGAGAAAGAGCCGTTGTATTATGTTTATTTTCCAGAAATAATCGCGTCACCAGAAATATTTTTTCCAGATATCGAAGGGGCTTATTTAATGAAGAGTGATGATGGAATTGAATTAGCCGATAATAATGATTTCGAAGATATGAAGTTTACAGAACGTGAAATCAAAGCAATTGATGAAAGATACTGGGCGTTTGCTGTGCCATTGGAAGAGGTGGCGGAAGGATGA
- a CDS encoding DUF2321 domain-containing protein, with translation MEVIHIGTQYFQKVCTNGHQISDRSTINSDPQPEEYCEECGSKVITTCPTCRIPILGHKTIDGVITLGYITPVPQYCRHCSNPYPWTSLILESAVELLSLDEDLPDSDKLLIKTAIPDLLVDTPKTKLAEAKFKKGFSNASKLVKDSLYNLLVDVLSESVKKTIFPN, from the coding sequence TTGGAGGTAATCCACATAGGAACACAATATTTTCAGAAAGTTTGTACTAATGGTCACCAAATAAGTGATCGGTCCACTATCAATTCAGATCCTCAGCCTGAAGAATATTGCGAAGAATGCGGAAGCAAAGTTATCACCACCTGTCCGACTTGTAGGATACCTATACTAGGGCACAAAACTATTGATGGAGTTATTACTCTTGGTTATATAACACCAGTTCCCCAATATTGTCGTCATTGCTCAAACCCTTACCCGTGGACTTCACTCATCTTAGAAAGTGCTGTTGAGCTTCTTTCTTTAGATGAAGATTTACCTGATAGCGATAAACTTCTTATAAAAACCGCTATTCCAGATCTCTTGGTTGACACTCCTAAAACCAAGTTAGCAGAAGCTAAATTTAAAAAAGGTTTTTCTAACGCCTCAAAACTAGTTAAGGATTCGCTCTACAATCTTCTTGTAGATGTATTATCAGAATCAGTTAAAAAAACTATTTTTCCAAATTAG
- a CDS encoding YopX family protein yields MIPKFRAWYTPFKGEKFGQEMKYGQAGSLITHAEMSPDKYVLMQSTGLKDKNGVEIFEGDVVFFSVSDGFNHLDHEKAVIQASECHSGLICKLVDLDLEYRIYYDPVFHTDYEVIGNIYENSELLEGE; encoded by the coding sequence ATGATACCGAAGTTTCGAGCTTGGTACACACCGTTTAAAGGTGAAAAATTTGGACAAGAAATGAAATATGGACAAGCAGGAAGTTTGATCACTCATGCTGAAATGTCTCCAGATAAATATGTTCTCATGCAATCCACAGGGCTGAAAGATAAAAATGGTGTGGAGATATTTGAAGGAGATGTAGTATTTTTCAGTGTAAGTGATGGTTTTAATCACTTAGATCATGAAAAAGCTGTTATTCAAGCCTCTGAGTGCCATTCTGGCTTAATTTGTAAGCTAGTAGACTTGGACTTAGAATATCGTATTTATTATGATCCAGTATTTCACACTGACTATGAAGTTATCGGGAATATATACGAGAATAGCGAGTTATTGGAGGGAGAGTAA
- a CDS encoding ArpU family phage packaging/lysis transcriptional regulator — MNLLREVDFKQTRDNARNVLKNFRRLERIAGRSLIDIKSPVITDMPKTPSHGNKAEDAMIQLADAEAERDAILRALMALSLISRQILYYSFCVPDSFSNYRISREVGYSERSIQRMKSEALIEFAEAYRHGEKIAYK, encoded by the coding sequence ATGAATTTATTAAGAGAAGTAGATTTCAAACAAACAAGAGATAATGCCAGAAATGTTTTAAAGAATTTTAGACGTTTAGAGCGTATAGCAGGTCGCTCTTTGATAGATATTAAGTCACCAGTTATAACAGATATGCCTAAAACTCCTAGTCATGGAAACAAAGCAGAAGATGCCATGATCCAATTAGCAGATGCTGAAGCAGAAAGAGATGCGATTTTGAGGGCTTTGATGGCGCTTAGTCTAATTAGTCGTCAGATACTCTACTACAGTTTCTGTGTGCCAGACAGTTTCTCAAACTACAGGATTAGTCGTGAAGTAGGTTATTCAGAAAGAAGCATTCAACGGATGAAGTCTGAAGCTCTGATAGAGTTTGCAGAAGCATATAGACATGGGGAAAAAATTGCTTATAAATAA